The following coding sequences lie in one Leishmania panamensis strain MHOM/PA/94/PSC-1 chromosome 19 sequence genomic window:
- a CDS encoding hypothetical protein (TriTrypDB/GeneDB-style sysID: LpmP.19.1460) yields the protein MVKRTSHIDAQACQTKRRRAHSMPLIGDCMYQLAEELRSCDGVVVIDPQACVALREEAAACTALEALSLLLLDNSSEQRTDGMRAHRLTWWGIGVLRSQQSDVAYNCGEEGVSVLWNVVPLVLTVVPWQVELPLRLRDLVLCQGHFASIGECDYGDSDVGPVPDTFVTREAVALLCGLPRCRIQAISGRFPLFRRVAPSSFSAAPRGVLATDASWSLVSLREVSAAQCAAAAQRHARRLTPFLVGGLSSLMESFASRNDKSAPAECWIAVCYPDGLPRAEAARDEADSVCCNTTNTSGAVPMHVASVHQSDDFCEAAPFSLLPSHLLCQSLHVAVGWQKISPSSRPLAAEALQRLCSLVDRVALRTDQGVPLTSRTTRCAAQETRTVTMTIQKASSM from the coding sequence aTGGTGAAGCGCACAAGTCACATTGATGCCCAGGCCTGCCAGACGAAAAGGCGGCGAGCCCATTCTATGCCCTTAATTGGAGATTGCATGTACcagctggcggaggagcTGAGGAGCTGCGATGGCGTAGTGGTTATAGATCCACAGGCGTGCGTCGCGCTCCGTGAGGAGGCTGCGGCATGCACTGCACTAGAGGCTCTCTCGTTGCTCCTCTTGGATAATTCCAGTGAGCAACGCACAGATGGCATGCGGGCACATCGCCTAACGTGGTGGGGCATTGGCGTTCTGCGCAGCCAGCAGAGCGACGTGGCCTACAActgtggagaagagggcgtAAGCGTTCTGTGGAACGTTGTCCCTCTTGTCCTCACTGTGGTGCCATGGCAGGTGGAGCTTCCATTGCGGCTACGGGATCTTGTGCTTTGCCAGGGACACTTTGCATCCATCGGGGAGTGTGATTACGGAGACAGCGATGTGGGCCCCGTCCCGGACACCTTCGTGAcgcgcgaggcggtggccTTGCTCTGTGGGCTGCCACGCTGCCGTATACAAGCCATCTCCGgccgcttccctctctttcgtcgGGTCGcaccttcctctttttcggCAGCGCCTCGAGGGGTCTTGGCAACGGATGCGTCCTGGTCGCTGGTGTCCCTACGAGAGGTCTCCGCTGCTCaatgcgcagcggctgcgcagcggcacgcacGTCGACTGACGCCTTTTTTGGTGGGTGGCTTGTCGTCTCTAATGGAATCCTTTGCTTCACGGAATGACAAGTCTGCGCCGGCGGAGTGCTGGATCGCTGTGTGTTACCCAGATGGACTGCCGcgtgcagaggcagcgcgtGACGAGGCTGACAGTGTCTGTTGTAATACCACCAACACCTCAGGAGCCGTCCCCATGCACGTCGCCAGTGTACACCAGTCTGATGATTTCTGTGAGGCAGCACCGTTTTCCCTTCTGCCGTCCCATCTGCTGTGCCAGTCGCTGCACGTCGCGGTTGGATGGCAGAAGATTTCGCCCTCCTCACGCCCATtggcagcggaggcgctTCAACGCCTGTGCAGCCTTGTTGATCGCGTTGCACTCCGAACAGATCAAGGCGTCCCACTTACATCCCGGACAACCCGGTGTGCCGCTCAGGAGACGCGCACTGTCACCATGACGATTCAAAAAGCGTCCAGCATGTGA
- a CDS encoding ATP-dependent zinc metallopeptidase, putative (TriTrypDB/GeneDB-style sysID: LpmP.19.1470), which translates to MDPLQREALNNGEEGAAEAKRPSYFRGFFDAEKRRKVVNHDPTVGQAIGSAAVMALPVALIIALVMRRRAGLATQAASGATPKDGGFFSEMQKVMRQTMNPMGEKDFKVSVKDTKFSDVIGVPEALAEVQQYVNFLKTPHVFTRLGGRLPKGCILTGVPGTGKTLLAKAVAGEANVPFYSCSGADFIEVYAGSGPRRVRELFEAAKKDAPSVIFIDEIDAVGSRSSGSGAMGLSSEENRTINQLLSELDGLQLNEAVVVFAATNFVDSIDKALLREGRFDRKVELPMPDKQARQDLFNHYLSRVTCEDAMTLSKKLAELTPGVSPATIAAIVNEGALSAAIKDRAAVTAIDLLPAIDDVLIGKKHRNRMSDDAARRVALHESGHALVAWLLPEQTDVVKISITPRGPAGGFTQQVGREVLDMPTEFSLFTDICVMLGGRLAEMTQHESLTTGAQDDYQRATQTAIREFLAFGMSRQVGLLSYEPQRLSEGRMHQKHSEAAHKTAEEEAARLVAAASDHVKALLQSHDAVLRKLADSLFEKKELLREDIEAIVGPRPGTSSAVSKQTRAALRRFVDASEAAALQRHTTREAMSAIVSAA; encoded by the coding sequence ATGGATCCTCTGCAACGGGAGGCGCTCAACaatggcgaggagggggcggcggaggcaaaGAGGCCCTCCTACTTCCGAGGCTTCTTTGACGCAGAGAAGCGCCGCAAGGTGGTCAACCATGACCCGACCGTAGGTCAGGCCattggcagtgctgctgtaATGGCACTCCCGGTGGCGCTCATAATTGCATTAGTGATGCGTCGACGCGCGGGCCTTGCCACTCAGGCGGCGTCAGGCGCCACGCCGAAGGATGGGGGCTTCTTCAGCGAGATGCAGAAGGTGATGCGGCAGACCATGAACCCAATGGGTGAGAAGGACTTCAAAGTGTCAGTGAAGGACACTAAGTTTAGCGACGTCATCGGCGTGCCAGAGGCACTGGCGGAGGTCCAGCAGTACGTCAACTTCCTAAAGACCCCGCACGTCTTCACCCGGCTTGGCGGGCGCCTGCCGAAGGGTTGTATTCTCACAGGGGTGCCTGGCACCGGCAAGACGCTGCTCGCGAAAGCGGTGGCTGGTGAGGCGAACGTTCCCTTctacagctgcagcggcgctgactTCATCGAGGTGTACGCCGGCTCTGGACCAAGGCGGGTACGTGAACTCTTCGAGGCGGCCAAGAAAGACGCCCCGTCGGTCATCTTCATTGACGAGATCGACGCCGTCGgttcgcgcagcagcgggagcggTGCGATGGGtctcagcagcgaggagaatCGTACTATCAATCAGCTTCTGTCCGAGTTGGATGGACTGCAGTTGAATGAGGCGGTCGTTGTGTTCGCGGCTACGAACTTTGTGGACAGCATAgacaaggcgctgctgcgcgagggcCGTTTTGACCGCAAGGTCGAGCTCCCGATGCCGGACAAGCAGGCTCGCCAGGACCTCTTCAACCACTACCTTAGCCGTGTCACCTGTGAAGATGCCATGACGCTCTCGAAGAAGCTGGCGGAGTTAACTCCTGGCGTGTCTCCAGCTACCATCGCAGCCATCGTCAACGAGGGTGctctcagcgccgccatcaaAGACAgagccgccgtcaccgccataGACCTCCTCCCCGCGATTGACGATGTACTCATCGGCAAGAAGCACCGCAACCGCATGAGCGATGATGCTGCGAGAAGGGTCGCACTGCATGAAAGCGGGCACGCACTTGtggcgtggctgctgcctgAGCAGACAGACGTCGTCAAGATCTCCATCACGCCGCGCGGCCCCGCCGGAGGCTTCACCCAGCAGGTTGGTCGCGAGGTGTTGGACATGCCGACTGAGTTTTCGCTCTTCACGGACATTTGCGTCATGTTGGGTGGGCGGCTGGCGGAGATGACGCAGCACGAGTCCCTCACCACTGGTGCACAGGACGACTACCAGCGGGCGACCCAGACGGCCATTCGTGAGTTCCTCGCGTTTGGCATGTCTCGCCAGGTCGGCCTCCTCTCGTACGAGCCGCAGCGACTCAGTGAGGGCCGTATGCACCAAAAACACTCCGAGGCGGCGCATAagacggcggaggaggaggcggcccggctggtcgctgcggcgtctGATCACGTGAAGGCGCTCTTGCAGTCACACGATGCAGTACTGCGAAAACTGGCGGATTCGCTCTTCGAGAAGAAGGAGTTGCTGCGTGAGGACATCGAGGCAATTGTGGGACCGCGCCCCGGAACGAGCTCCGCAGTTTCGAAGCAGACGCGTGCGGCGCTTCGCCGCTTCGTCGACGCGTCTgaagccgcagcgctgcaacgcCATACCACGAGAGAGGCGATGTCTGCCATCGTTTCTGCTGCGTAG